GGCGGCTGGTGCGGTGTTGCTTGGTAAAACCAATTTGGACGAATTTGCTCATGGCTCTTCTACTGAGAATAGCGCTTTTGGTCCGACTAAAAATCCTCATGATTTAACTCGGGTACCCGGAGGCTCTTCTGGGGGTTCGGCTACGGCAGTGGCGGCCGGTTTTTGTTTGTTCGCTTTAGGTACGGATACGGGGGGTTCGGTTAGACAGCCGGCAGCCCTTTGCGGTACGGTGGGTTATAAACCAACCTATGGTCTTTGTTCTCGTTTTGGTTTAATCGCCATGACCAGCTCTACCGACGTACCCGGTATTCTAGCTAATACCGCAACTGACGCGGCTTTGGTTTTATCTATTATGGCCGGCCAAGACGAGAAGGATCCAACCACCTTTAAAAGCTCTCTTAAATTTAATTTTTTAAATAAGTCTTTTGATAAAAAAAATAAATCTAAGTTAAATAAAACAAGCAAAGTAAATCCAGGTAAAAACTTTTGGTCTGGCAAGACCATTGGAGTCGTTAAGGAACTTTCTGTGGATAATAAGGCAGTACATAAGGCTTTTGAACAAAGTCTGGTTAAACTTAAGCAAGCTGGTGCTAAACTAAAGATTATTAAACTACCTTCTCTGGATTACGCGGTAGCTGCCTATTATGTTATTACTCCCAGCGAGGTAAGTTCCAACTTGGCTCGTTTTGATGGACTGCGTTATGCCGGGCAAACATTAACTAGTGGAAGAAAACTTGAAGATGCTTATGGTGAGCTTAGAGCTAAGGGTTTTGGGCCTGAGGTAAAAAGAAGAATTATGCTTGGTACTTTTGCTTTAAGTTCCGGTTATTATGACGCTTATTATAATCGTGCTTGTCGGGCGGTTGAGATGATTAAAAAAGATTTTAGGCAAGCTTTGTCCGATTGTGATATAATAATAACACCGTCTACACCAAGTCCAGCCTTTAAGTTGGGCTCTAAGACCAAGCCGCTTGATCTTTATCGGGAAGACGCTTTTGTTATTCCGGCTTCTTTAGCTGGCTTACCGGCGATTTCAGTACCCGTAGTTTATGAACCATTGCCGATCGGCTTACAGCTAATTAGCCAAAAGGGTCAAGATGATAAACTTTTAGAGGCGGCTGATGAATTTATAAAACTTAACGGCTTAAAGATAAAATTAGCCAATTTGAATTAATAATCAACTATATGAAAAAAAAGAAATCTTTATTGGATATTGTAAGTGATAAAAAAAAGTCAGATAATTTTTTGCGCTATGTCCTTTGGGTCGGTATCGTATCATCTGGTCTTGTTTTGTTATTAATGCTTCTTTCTTCCGGTTTTAGTGGAGATTGGTTTAAGGCGGGGATTACTAAAAAAGATTCTGCTCCTTTAGTTGAAGATGAACCTGGTTTAAGTGGCGCTGTCTTAGTAGATAAAACCTCACAAGTTAGAGAAATCGGTCCAGAAGATTATGTTTGGGGTCCTCGTAATGCTAAGTTGCAACTAATTATTTATAATGATTTTGAGTGTCCTTTTTCTGCTAATTTCAGTGAAACTGTTGCTAAGGCTAAAAATGACTTTAGAGAAGATTTAGTCGTAGTGGTTCGTCATTTCCCCCTAGAGAGCCATTATATGGCCATACAGGCAGCTGAGGCGGCTGAGTGTGCGGGAGAACAGGATAAGTTTTGGGAAATGCATAATGCTTTGTTTGAGGAACAACGCAATGGTGAGATAACCGAAGAAACTATTGCCCAAAAGGGCGAACAATTAGGTCTTGAACAAGAACAATATCTTTCTTGTTTGACTAACAATAAATATTTGGATAAGATAATGAGCCAAAAGCAGGAGGCTAAGAGATTAGGAGTTTCTGGTACGCCAGCCAGCTTTTTAAACGGTATTTATTATCCTGGGGCTCTCCCTTATAACGAATTTACCTATCCGGACGGCACAGAGGCTCAGGGGTTAAGGATTCTTTTACAGGAAGAGCTGGAAAGATAATAAGGTAAACCGGAAGGTTCGCATAGTGGTCGAGTGCGCCGCCTTGGAAAGGCGGTATACCGTAACAGGTATCGAGGGTTCGAATCCCTCACCTTCCGCCAACTTTATATGAAACTAAAAATCCCCAACCAGCAACTAGAAGCTACTCCTTTTTCTATTTTGCGTTTAGCTGGGTATAGCTATATACAATCTCGCCGTACCGGACAGGGGAGTTTTGTTCGTTCTTTTGGAGTTTCCGCTTATCCTCGTTTTCATATTTATGTAGATGAAAATGAAAATGAAACAGTAGTTAATCTTCACCTAGACCAAAAGCAACCCAGCTACCAAGGCTCTTCAGCGCATAGCGGTGAGTATGACGGACCGGTGGTGGAAAAAGAAATGATTAGGTTAAAGAAGTTTTTTGTTAAACAGGATAAATATACCGAAAAAAAAGATCATTACCCCCAAATGCCCCCTGCTCCCTCGCTTAATGACGAGCGATCTGATCGTTGGTCTAAGATGTTGCGTAATCAGTAATTTTGTTTTAAGGTAAACTAAAGATCTTAGCAGTAAAAAGCAAGCTATTGTTTTTTAAGAATATCCCTTATTTTAGCCTTTTTGTATAATTTTTCATATGCTTAATCCATCCGATGAAATAAAAGCCAAGTTGGATATTGTTGAAGTAATTCGTCATTATACTCCGGTTAAGGCGGCTGGCGCTAATTTTATGGCTCGCTGTCCTTTTCATAATGAAAAGACTCCTTCTTTATCCATTAGTCCAACTAAACAAGTTTGGCACTGTTTTGGTTGCGCGCGTGGTGGTGATCTTTTTTCTTTTGTAATGGAGATGGAGAATCTAAGCTTTGTGGAAGCTTTAAGGCTTTTAGCGCCCAGGGCCGGAGTAACCCTTCGTGCGGAGTCCGGCGCTAACGCTTCTTTACGTAACCGTCTTTTGGATATTATGGAGCAGGTGACTGGTTTTTATCATCGTCTTTTAATGACAGAGCAAGCTGGAGCTATAGCGAGGCAATATGCCAAAGAGCGAGGTTTAACCGAAGAAACGGTTAAGGAATGGCAAATAGGTTTTGCACCTCTAGATTGGAATGATGCCATAGACTTTTTACGTTCTCGCAAACACTCGGAAACAGATATTGTGGCTGCCGGACTCGGTATAAGAAAAGAGGGAACTAATCGGATCTATAATCGCTTTAGAGGTAGACTAATGTTTCCTGTTTGTGAAATTAACGGTAATACTGTGGGTTTTAGCGGACGTATTCTACCACAATTAGCGGATGAATCTTCTCAAGGTAAATACATTAATAGCCCGCAAACTCCTTTATATGATAAGAGTAGAATTCTTTTTGGTCTAGATAAAGCCAAGCAGGCTATTAGAGAGACTAAGACCGTGGTAGCGGTAGAAGGGCAAATGGATTGTGTAAGTGCGCATCAGGCTGGTTTTAAGAATGTTATTGCCACCTCAGGTACAGCTTTAACAGATGAACAAATTTCTTTACTTAAGCGCTTTACCAATTCCGTTTCTTTTGCCTTGGATATGGACAGTGCTGGTAAGGCGGCTCTAGATAGAGCTAGTGAAGCGGCCTTACGCGGAGAGATGGAAACTAAGGTAATTATTTTGCCGGCCGGTAAGGATCCGGATGAGTGTATAAGAAAAGACCCTGAAGGTTGGCTTAAAGCCGTTAAAGAGGCTAAGCCGGTGATGGAATATTATTTTGAAGAAACCCTTTCTTCTCTGGATTTGTCTTCACCAACCGGACGTCGTCGCGGAGCTGAACTTCTTTTACCTCGTTTAGCTCGAGTAGCCAATTCGGTTGAACAATCATATTGGCTTAAGATATTAGCCGAGAAATTAGATACTCCGGAAAATGTTTTATTACAAGATCTAAAAAAAGAGTCCTTAAAGGATAATAATTCCGGTGGTTATATAAACAAGATCTTAGATAAGGCTGAGGTTTCTTTGGAGTCTAAGACCGAAAAGAGTCGTGAAGAGATTTTATCTGAAAATCTTTTATGCTATCTTCTGGCTTTTCCGTTTTTTATTCGTTCCATAGATAGCCGCTTGTCAATTGAGCAATTAGTAGGGGAGGTTAACCAGGCTCTTTACAGACTTTTAATTATTTATTATAATAAGAATAGCGCTAAAGGTGTCCATGCGGACACGGCGGAAGCTTTGGTTTATCCGGAATTTAGGGTTTGGCTCAGTGAGCAGACCCAGGCAGACGAAAAAGTCGTTAAATCTTTAGATCGTCTGGCCCTGATAACCGAAAAAGATTACGCAGACAGCGAAACATCCAAGGTTGAACAGGCTTTGGCCGAGATTATTACTCATTTGCGCCGTGCTTATTTAAGCCGCCGCCTTAAGCTCGTGACCCGCCTGATCACTGAAGTGCAGTCCAAGAAGACTGAGGACGATGAAGTTAGCTCTTCGGACCGTCTTCGTGAACTGCTTAATGAATTTAAAAACTTAACCGAAGAGTTAAGGCAGCTTCCTAATTAACGACGATTTTGTTAGTGATCGTCTTGTTATGTTTTTTATGCCAAAAAAGATTATTAAAGCCAAGGCTGTTAAGCCGGCCAAAAAAGGGAAAGAGAAAGAAAAGACAAAAGCTAGAGCCAAAGCTAAAGATAGTGTTAAAGATAAAAATAAGAAAAATAAATCTACCCAAATTAAGAAAACAACTTCTACTAAAACTAAAAAGGCCGATTCTAAAAAAACCACGGTTAAAAAAACCGTTGAGTCTCGTGTGGTGCAAACTTTTTTTAATACAACCGCAGCTGATGAGATGGTTGGCAAGGCACGTTCTCGGGGTTTTGTTACCGAAACCGAATTGTTATATGCTTTTCCTTATGTAGAAGATTATATTTATGATTATGAAGTCTTTTTGGAAAGACTACAAAGAAACAGTATTGATATTATAGAAGACTCCGGGGGTTTCTTGGATTCAGGAGCCAACCAAAAAAAGCAGGATCAATTATCTGCTGTAATTGGTGAAGATAAGGATCGTCTTAAGTTTGATATTTCCGAACTCTCTTCAGATTCTATCCAGATGTATTTAAGAGAAATTGGTAAGGTACCGCTTTTAAGTGGTGAGGAAGAGATAGAGTTGTCCCAAAGAAAAGAAAGAGGGGATAAGGCGGCAGAAAGAAGACTAATTGAAGCTAACCTTCGTTTAGTGGTTTCTATTGCCAAAAAGTTTGCCGGTACTAAGGGACTTAGTTTACTTGACCTTATCCAAGAAGGTAATATCGGGTTATTTCGGGCAGTGGAGAAGTTTGAATATCGTAAAGGCTTTAAGTTCTCTACTTATGCCACTTGGTGGATTAGGCAGGCTATTACCCGCTCTTTAGCAGATCAGTCTCGTACTATTCGTATCCCGGTACACATGGTAGAAACGATTAATCGTTTTCAACATATCCAAAGACAATTAATTCAGAATTTAGGTAGAGAACCTATGCCTGAAGAAGTAGCGGCGGAAATGAATGAATCTATAGACAAGGTGAGATATATTATTAAAATATCCCAAGATACTATTTCTTTGGAAACCTCAGTGGGAGACGATGATGAAGATTCTACCCTAGAGGACTTTATTGAAGATGTTAAGAATGTTACACCAGATAGAGCAGCCGCCCTCCAACTTTTAAGGGATTATGTTAGAGATATAATTTCCGAGTTAACCCCAAGAGAACAAAAGATTCTAGAGATGCGTTTTGGGCTTTTAGATGGAGTTTCTCATACCTTGGAAGAGGTGGGTTCAGAGTTTGAGGTTACCAGAGAACGTATCCGCCAAATTGAGTTTAAAACTCTAGAAAAGATCCAAAAGCATCATTTGATTAATAAATTAAAGGATTATTAAAGAGTTATAATTAATTGACATTTTAATTGTCTTTGGTTATGATGATAATCATGTTTAGCTTAATCGCTAGGCATGTTATTCCCGGGTGGCGCAGCGGTAGCGCAGTTGGCTGTTAACCAATTGGTCGTCGGTTCGAATCCGACCCCGGGAGCCAAGTTGAGCTAGCACTAGGAGCTTAGTATTTAAGCTCTTTGTACTGTCTCTAGTCATATATACAAAAATTGCTTAAACAGCATTTTGGTTAGAATAGATGAGTAGATTATTTTTAAATAAATGACTGACTTAAATCAAGCGACTATTGAAAAACTTCAGTATTATGTTTACCTTTTAAGAGACCCGAGGAGCAAGAAAATATTTTATGTAGGCAAAGGCAAGGGTAAACGTATTAATAGTCATGAACTTCGAGCCTTAGTGGCCATACAAAGTACTTCTGAAAAAGAGAAGATAATTAAATCAATTATTGCCTCAAAAAAGACCCCTGAATTATTAGTGCTACGGCACGGGCTTACCGAACAAGAAGCTTTTGAGATTGAATCAGCCATAATTGATTTTTTGAGCTATGATCGGAAAATAGATTTGACTAATTTGGTTAAAGGTCATGGTTCCTTCGATCGAGGTATTATGACGCTTCAAGACATTAATCTTAAATATCAAGCTGAGCCGGTAAAAGAATTTAGGCACAACGCGATACTAATCACTATTAACAGAAAGTTTAGAGAGTGCAAAACCCCAAAAGATTTATATAATGCCACCCGAAGTTCTTGGAGAGTTAAGCTATCACGAGCAAGTAGAACCGATATTGCTTGTGCAGTGTATCGAGGGATTATTAGGGAAGTGTACCAACCAAGAGAGTGGGTAGCTGACCTTAAAAGAAGCCCAAGGATTATGTTTAAGGGAAGAATCGCTGACAACAAGATTAGAAATCTGTATGTTAATAAATCAGTGAAACATCTAATAAAACAGGGCTCGTCCAATCCAATTAAATTTATTTCAATTTAAATGTCGGGAAAAGATTTAAAATAGAAATCGAATCCTTTAAAGTTGAAATCTTACGTCTAAAAAAGTAAAAAAAGTTGATACCTGTAATAAAATAAATGAAACTTTTTCATACGGTATAATTTATATTTATTCTATTCCATATAAAAATGGGCTATTTTACGAGCTTAAATAAATAATAAAATAATTTATGAGTAATTCCAGTGAAAGTTTAAAGCTTTTTATATTAGATGCTCAAAGAAGATTAATATCAGCCTTGCAAGGATGTGAAAGCGAGGAATATATAGAGGCTTTATCAGCATGGGCTCAGGGTAAATGTCGCTGCGGAGAGAAATTGGTAATAGAGAATATAGTTAAATCAGAAGATACTACTTCGTATGAATTTGTCTGTGGACATAAGTTTATCACCAAGAGTCTCAGTGATACATTTGTTTTATCAGACTCATTACGGGTAGGGTCCCTTGGAGAAGATGAGGAAGGTAATCAAAAAATTAGTGCAAGACAATCGGGAAAGATAACAAGGAAACAAGTAAGTGAAATAAATGTGGCGAAGAAGTTCGCAAGCTCGGAAAGAAAGTATTTAGTCACATTTGTTAATGATATAGAAAACTCATTGGTAGATGTTATAGCAACAGCAGAAGATGGATCCCGAGGGGAGTATTACCAAATTACGAAGCTCTATGATAAGGATTTCTGGCAGAAACTTAATACATTGGGTGCCGTAGATTTAATTACTAATGCTCTTGTGCCATTAATAGAGACGGCCATTAGAAGAAAGAATGATTATGATCCCAAAGAAAAAAATAATTTAATTCTTCTTATTGACGCTTGGCCAGGTATCTTAAATAAATATGCCTCTGCTGCAAAGACTAATCTTTCGTTTTTATTACGTGAAGCTAATTTTAAAGAGGTATGGCTTATCGGACAGACTACTTTTAGACTTTGGCCTACATAATATTGTTACTATATGATGGCACTTCGTTCAGCAAATGGCTTAACCTCAGAAACTAATAGACTTATAGGGAAAACAGTACATTTCTTGGTTTTTATTACGATAATTACAATCTCGTATAAAACATGGGGGATAAAAATGATTGAAGAGTTTGTTTTTTATATAGTTTCGATACTTTCATTTGCCCTTACAAAATTCATTTTACTTATTACAGGAGTCTGGAAATACTAAATAACGATAGCAGTGTTACTTTTTGACATGCTCAGAGAGCCTTGATATGATGTAATAGACAGGCTCAGAAAAGCCTTGCTGTGTTTGACTAATTACGGTTGTTTGTCTAGCTCAGGGCGGTGAGCTAAAGTATTTTAATATTTTTAGGTTTTTGTTATATGAACTATTCGGTGCCAAAAAAACAATTATTACCCTTTATTGGTAATGAAGATTTGTATAAAAATGTTGAAGTTGTTTTAAATGTAGCTAATAGAACAATAAAAGAAGCAGAAGATTTATATAAAAACTCTATAGATCCATTTTCTGCTCTTTTTGATGTTGTTACATTAAATCTTAATTTTTCTGATTGGTTAATTAAGGAAAGAGGTAGACAGTCTCAAAAGACGATACAAAATGCCCTAGGAAGTTTCCATCAGGAAATATTAGGCAGTATTTCTGGTTGTGAGAGCTTAGGAAAGGGGAAGGTTATAGATTTAGTAAATCATGATAAGAAAATTATTGCTGAGGTAAAGAATAAATACAACACAACTAAAGGTAATCATAAAACAGCTGTTTACGATGATTTAAAAAAAATATTACAGAATGAATATAATGGTTATACGGGTTATTATGTTGAGATAATACCAAGGGCAAAAAAAGAATATGATAAAGAATTTACACCACCAGATAATAAAACTAAAAAAAGAAGACCAACGAATGTTAATATTAGAGTTATTGATGGGAAAAGTTTTTATGCTTTATTAAGTGGTGATAAAGATGCTTTAAAAAAACTATATTATATAATTCCTGATGTTATAGGGGATATTCTAGGAGTGGATATTAAGGA
This genomic window from Patescibacteria group bacterium contains:
- the gatA gene encoding Asp-tRNA(Asn)/Glu-tRNA(Gln) amidotransferase subunit GatA, which produces MNHPLPLSITEALALFKSGELTSVDLTKLYLKRLKRYDRKLNSCLLICEKQALAAAKMADLKIANGEEGALLGIPFLVKDNIMTKGLVTTAGSKLLKNYISPYDATIIKRLKAAGAVLLGKTNLDEFAHGSSTENSAFGPTKNPHDLTRVPGGSSGGSATAVAAGFCLFALGTDTGGSVRQPAALCGTVGYKPTYGLCSRFGLIAMTSSTDVPGILANTATDAALVLSIMAGQDEKDPTTFKSSLKFNFLNKSFDKKNKSKLNKTSKVNPGKNFWSGKTIGVVKELSVDNKAVHKAFEQSLVKLKQAGAKLKIIKLPSLDYAVAAYYVITPSEVSSNLARFDGLRYAGQTLTSGRKLEDAYGELRAKGFGPEVKRRIMLGTFALSSGYYDAYYNRACRAVEMIKKDFRQALSDCDIIITPSTPSPAFKLGSKTKPLDLYREDAFVIPASLAGLPAISVPVVYEPLPIGLQLISQKGQDDKLLEAADEFIKLNGLKIKLANLN
- a CDS encoding thioredoxin domain-containing protein, yielding MKKKKSLLDIVSDKKKSDNFLRYVLWVGIVSSGLVLLLMLLSSGFSGDWFKAGITKKDSAPLVEDEPGLSGAVLVDKTSQVREIGPEDYVWGPRNAKLQLIIYNDFECPFSANFSETVAKAKNDFREDLVVVVRHFPLESHYMAIQAAEAAECAGEQDKFWEMHNALFEEQRNGEITEETIAQKGEQLGLEQEQYLSCLTNNKYLDKIMSQKQEAKRLGVSGTPASFLNGIYYPGALPYNEFTYPDGTEAQGLRILLQEELER
- the dnaG gene encoding DNA primase; this translates as MLNPSDEIKAKLDIVEVIRHYTPVKAAGANFMARCPFHNEKTPSLSISPTKQVWHCFGCARGGDLFSFVMEMENLSFVEALRLLAPRAGVTLRAESGANASLRNRLLDIMEQVTGFYHRLLMTEQAGAIARQYAKERGLTEETVKEWQIGFAPLDWNDAIDFLRSRKHSETDIVAAGLGIRKEGTNRIYNRFRGRLMFPVCEINGNTVGFSGRILPQLADESSQGKYINSPQTPLYDKSRILFGLDKAKQAIRETKTVVAVEGQMDCVSAHQAGFKNVIATSGTALTDEQISLLKRFTNSVSFALDMDSAGKAALDRASEAALRGEMETKVIILPAGKDPDECIRKDPEGWLKAVKEAKPVMEYYFEETLSSLDLSSPTGRRRGAELLLPRLARVANSVEQSYWLKILAEKLDTPENVLLQDLKKESLKDNNSGGYINKILDKAEVSLESKTEKSREEILSENLLCYLLAFPFFIRSIDSRLSIEQLVGEVNQALYRLLIIYYNKNSAKGVHADTAEALVYPEFRVWLSEQTQADEKVVKSLDRLALITEKDYADSETSKVEQALAEIITHLRRAYLSRRLKLVTRLITEVQSKKTEDDEVSSSDRLRELLNEFKNLTEELRQLPN
- a CDS encoding sigma-70 family RNA polymerase sigma factor, giving the protein MVGKARSRGFVTETELLYAFPYVEDYIYDYEVFLERLQRNSIDIIEDSGGFLDSGANQKKQDQLSAVIGEDKDRLKFDISELSSDSIQMYLREIGKVPLLSGEEEIELSQRKERGDKAAERRLIEANLRLVVSIAKKFAGTKGLSLLDLIQEGNIGLFRAVEKFEYRKGFKFSTYATWWIRQAITRSLADQSRTIRIPVHMVETINRFQHIQRQLIQNLGREPMPEEVAAEMNESIDKVRYIIKISQDTISLETSVGDDDEDSTLEDFIEDVKNVTPDRAAALQLLRDYVRDIISELTPREQKILEMRFGLLDGVSHTLEEVGSEFEVTRERIRQIEFKTLEKIQKHHLINKLKDY
- a CDS encoding Eco47II family restriction endonuclease translates to MNYSVPKKQLLPFIGNEDLYKNVEVVLNVANRTIKEAEDLYKNSIDPFSALFDVVTLNLNFSDWLIKERGRQSQKTIQNALGSFHQEILGSISGCESLGKGKVIDLVNHDKKIIAEVKNKYNTTKGNHKTAVYDDLKKILQNEYNGYTGYYVEIIPRAKKEYDKEFTPPDNKTKKRRPTNVNIRVIDGKSFYALLSGDKDALKKLYYIIPDVIGDILGVDIKEIKNEKVFRNLFDVIY